One genomic region from Amia ocellicauda isolate fAmiCal2 chromosome 4, fAmiCal2.hap1, whole genome shotgun sequence encodes:
- the LOC136748845 gene encoding LOW QUALITY PROTEIN: mucin-2 (The sequence of the model RefSeq protein was modified relative to this genomic sequence to represent the inferred CDS: substituted 1 base at 1 genomic stop codon), producing MPGVSLMHNGQVCSTWGNYHFKTFDGDIFQLPSSCNYVLSSQCKSSXKDFNIQLRRQVVNELPTITKITMKLDGTVLELGSDSIAVNGKGVTLPFSQSGVLIEKTNSNIKITATLGLVAMWNGDDAFLV from the exons ATGCCAG GAGTGAGCCTGATGCACAATGGCCAGGTGTGCAGCACGTGGGGTAACTACCACTTCAAGACATTCGACGGAGACATTTTCCAGCTGCCGTCCTCCTGTAACTACGTCCTGAGCTCCCAGTGCAAGAGCAGCTAAAAGGACTTCAACATCCAGCTGCGGCGCCAGGTGGTGAACGAGCTGCCCACCATCACCAAGATCACCATGAAGCTGGACGGCACAGTCCTGGAGCTCGGCAGCGACTCCATCGCCGTCAACGGGAAAGG GGTGACCCTGCCGTTCAGCCAATCTGGAGTTCTCATTGAGAAGACCAACTCCAACATCAAGATCACTGCCACGCTGGGTCTGGTTGCCATGTGGAATGGAGACGATGCCTTCCTGGTATAA